A single window of Methanoregula sp. DNA harbors:
- the acs gene encoding acetate--CoA ligase yields the protein MATKEVTETSEVEIAVHWKEEGYYYPSAQFIAQANMTDETVFDRFGLDKVPNCFKEYADLLDWYEYWQTILDTSDAPCWKWFAGGKINASYNCIDRHLAKNRNKTAIHFVSEPENEKVEHVTYQELYVRVNEFAALLRDFAGLKAGDRVTLHLPMTAELPITMLACARLGVIHSQVFGGFSGKAAADRIVDSGSRVLITMDSYYRSGALLDHKEKADIAVEEAEKAGQVVDKVLVWQRYPGKYSAQTPMVEGRDFFVNDLLTKYYGARIDPVPMPAEAPLFLMYTSGTTGKPKGCQHSTGGYLAYVAGTSKYIQDIHPEDVYWCMADIGWITGHSYIVYGPLALCASTVIYEGVPTYPDAGRCWRIAQDLGVNIFHTSPTAIRALRKVGPDEPAKYNYEFKHMTTVGEPIEPEVWKWYYHEVGKGKAVIVDTWWQTETGGFLCSTLPALKPMKPGSAGHGMPGIHPIIYDEDGKVIPSGAGKAGNICIQNPWPGSFQTIWGDRDRYVSTYYARYCKDKNSKDWRDWPYLAGDAAVQAKDGYYRILGRIDDVINVSGHRLGTKELESAALTVPEVAEAAVVPVNDEIKGKVPDLYVALKPGFKASTKLEKKISDALAKEIGPIAKPKKVWIVTDMPKTRSGKIMRRVLGAISNNRDVGDITTLANPEIVEEISKMVWPSHSNGTGEVV from the coding sequence ATGGCGACCAAAGAAGTTACAGAAACATCAGAAGTGGAGATAGCTGTCCACTGGAAAGAAGAGGGATATTATTATCCTTCGGCACAGTTCATCGCCCAGGCAAACATGACGGATGAGACCGTCTTTGACCGTTTCGGTCTTGATAAGGTCCCAAACTGCTTCAAGGAATATGCAGACCTTCTTGACTGGTATGAATACTGGCAAACGATCCTTGACACGAGCGATGCTCCCTGCTGGAAGTGGTTTGCAGGCGGGAAAATAAATGCCAGCTATAACTGCATTGACAGGCATCTTGCAAAGAACAGGAATAAAACTGCGATCCATTTCGTCTCCGAACCTGAAAATGAAAAAGTTGAACATGTAACATATCAGGAATTGTATGTTCGTGTTAACGAATTCGCAGCACTTTTACGGGACTTTGCTGGTCTGAAAGCCGGGGACAGGGTAACCCTTCACCTGCCTATGACTGCCGAACTTCCGATTACCATGCTTGCATGTGCTAGACTGGGTGTTATTCATTCGCAAGTATTCGGGGGATTCAGTGGCAAGGCTGCTGCTGACAGGATAGTCGATTCGGGAAGCAGGGTATTAATCACAATGGATTCTTACTACAGGAGTGGAGCACTTCTTGATCATAAGGAAAAAGCTGACATCGCTGTTGAAGAGGCAGAGAAGGCCGGGCAGGTTGTCGATAAAGTCCTTGTGTGGCAGCGTTATCCCGGTAAATATTCAGCACAGACTCCGATGGTTGAAGGACGCGATTTCTTTGTTAATGATCTGTTAACGAAGTATTATGGAGCAAGAATAGATCCCGTCCCGATGCCGGCTGAAGCCCCACTGTTCCTGATGTATACAAGCGGCACAACCGGAAAACCAAAAGGATGCCAGCACAGCACCGGCGGCTATCTTGCCTATGTTGCAGGAACGTCAAAATATATCCAGGATATTCATCCCGAAGACGTTTACTGGTGCATGGCTGATATCGGCTGGATTACCGGGCATTCTTACATCGTTTACGGGCCTCTTGCCCTTTGTGCATCCACGGTAATTTATGAGGGTGTACCCACATATCCCGATGCGGGGCGTTGCTGGAGAATAGCCCAGGACCTTGGTGTAAATATCTTCCATACTTCCCCGACCGCTATCCGGGCCTTAAGAAAGGTTGGTCCTGACGAACCGGCAAAGTATAATTATGAATTCAAGCACATGACAACCGTTGGTGAACCAATAGAGCCGGAAGTATGGAAATGGTATTATCATGAAGTCGGGAAGGGCAAGGCAGTGATTGTAGACACCTGGTGGCAGACAGAAACCGGTGGCTTTTTGTGCAGCACCTTGCCCGCATTAAAACCCATGAAACCGGGCAGTGCAGGTCACGGGATGCCCGGAATCCATCCGATTATATATGATGAAGACGGGAAGGTTATCCCCTCAGGGGCAGGGAAGGCGGGCAATATCTGCATCCAGAATCCATGGCCCGGTTCATTCCAGACGATATGGGGTGACCGCGACAGGTATGTCAGTACATATTATGCAAGATATTGCAAGGATAAAAACAGCAAGGACTGGAGAGACTGGCCATATCTGGCAGGTGATGCGGCCGTACAGGCCAAAGACGGTTATTACCGTATACTGGGCAGAATCGATGACGTCATCAATGTATCCGGACACAGGCTTGGAACAAAGGAACTCGAATCGGCGGCACTAACCGTTCCTGAAGTAGCAGAGGCTGCAGTCGTTCCGGTTAATGATGAGATCAAAGGCAAAGTTCCGGATCTTTATGTTGCGCTGAAACCCGGGTTCAAGGCGAGCACTAAACTTGAGAAAAAGATTTCTGATGCCCTTGCCAAGGAGATCGGGCCTATAGCTAAACCGAAAAAAGTATGGATTGTAACTGATATGCCTAAGACCCGGTCAGGAAAGATTATGAGGCGGGTGCTCGGGGCAATATCGAACAACAGAGATGTGGGGGATATCACTACACTTGCAAATCCCGAGATAGTTGAAGAGATTTCGAAGATGGTCTGGCCGAGTCACAGTAACGGCACTGGTGAAGTGGTGTAA
- a CDS encoding peptidase M50: MLERISQQECLDLFIAWGAISLAFAIIFIRDAGARVDPFTALIFIGISLITVGIGFVAHEMAHKFTAMKYGYWAEFRKDNMMLVVAVALAALVGVVFAAPGATVIYDTGRSGGGGISREQNGKISAAGPVTNLILCIPFTALILYGGLSSGITGNLATLVGMMGLQVNAMIAAFNMLPVSVLDGRKVLAWNPIVFAILIVAAFGTLLLSFYPNLL; encoded by the coding sequence ATGCTCGAACGGATATCTCAGCAGGAGTGCCTTGACCTTTTCATCGCTTGGGGTGCCATCTCTCTTGCGTTTGCCATCATCTTTATCCGGGATGCGGGCGCTCGGGTTGATCCATTTACCGCGCTGATTTTTATCGGAATTTCTTTAATCACAGTCGGGATTGGTTTTGTGGCTCATGAAATGGCACATAAGTTCACTGCCATGAAATACGGGTACTGGGCGGAGTTCCGAAAGGATAACATGATGCTCGTTGTTGCCGTCGCGCTCGCTGCACTTGTCGGGGTGGTCTTTGCAGCCCCTGGCGCAACGGTGATCTATGATACCGGGCGGTCAGGTGGGGGCGGGATCAGCCGGGAGCAGAATGGGAAGATATCCGCGGCAGGCCCTGTCACAAATCTCATCCTCTGCATCCCGTTTACTGCCCTCATTTTATACGGTGGTCTCTCATCAGGCATTACAGGCAACCTAGCAACGCTGGTCGGTATGATGGGGCTGCAGGTCAATGCGATGATTGCTGCGTTCAACATGTTACCGGTGAGCGTGCTTGACGGGCGAAAGGTGCTTGCATGGAACCCGATCGTCTTTGCCATCTTGATTGTTGCTGCGTTCGGGACCCTGCTGCTCTCGTTTTATCCGAACCTGTTGTAA
- the argB gene encoding acetylglutamate kinase has product MKREDVLMEALPYIQQFHGKTLVIKLGGHAMVDPVVLENAIRDAVLLHYVGIRVVLVHGGGPEITEKMKQMGKESVFVGGLRVTDTETLEIAQMVLVGKINNGIVSLIAKCGARGVGLSGNDGNMVIARKMDPQKVKIGEVEQEVDLGHVGEIEWVDPAILNILLDNKHIPVIAPIAIDRSGGSLNINADTAAGDIAVALKAYKLINMTDVDGVMDATRTKVYRKLSIDEANSLLKSGAIGQGMIPKVTSVINAVENGVTFAHIINGNVEHNLLLELFTYDGVGTMITVR; this is encoded by the coding sequence ATGAAACGCGAGGATGTGCTCATGGAGGCGCTGCCGTATATCCAGCAGTTCCATGGGAAGACTCTTGTGATAAAACTTGGTGGGCATGCGATGGTCGACCCTGTCGTCCTCGAGAATGCAATCCGGGATGCGGTGCTCCTGCACTATGTAGGCATCCGTGTCGTTCTCGTTCATGGCGGCGGCCCGGAGATCACGGAAAAGATGAAACAAATGGGAAAGGAATCTGTTTTCGTCGGGGGTTTAAGGGTGACCGATACGGAAACACTCGAGATCGCCCAGATGGTGCTTGTTGGAAAGATCAACAACGGGATCGTGTCGCTTATCGCTAAGTGCGGTGCACGTGGTGTCGGACTCTCGGGCAATGATGGGAACATGGTCATCGCCCGCAAGATGGACCCCCAAAAAGTGAAGATCGGCGAAGTCGAACAGGAAGTTGATCTAGGGCATGTCGGGGAGATCGAATGGGTTGACCCGGCCATCTTAAATATCCTTCTCGATAACAAGCACATCCCGGTTATCGCTCCCATTGCTATTGACAGGTCCGGCGGGAGCCTGAACATCAATGCCGACACTGCGGCAGGGGATATTGCAGTTGCCCTTAAAGCATACAAGCTGATCAACATGACAGATGTCGACGGGGTCATGGACGCGACGAGGACAAAAGTCTACCGGAAACTCTCCATTGATGAGGCAAACAGCCTGTTAAAGTCCGGCGCGATCGGACAGGGCATGATCCCCAAGGTTACATCCGTGATCAATGCTGTTGAAAACGGTGTGACATTTGCCCATATTATTAATGGCAATGTGGAGCACAATCTCCTCCTCGAGCTCTTTACCTATGACGGTGTCGGGACGATGATCACCGTCAGGTAA
- a CDS encoding chorismate mutase, producing MRIEDIRKEVDKVDREIVRNIAHRQKLAGKIAKIKISEGLPIHDEDRTRAVLESVFNNAVEYKIDPVTVRKIFESLIMMSEERQHECSGEGNLP from the coding sequence ATGAGGATCGAGGATATCCGCAAAGAGGTCGACAAGGTCGACAGGGAGATCGTCCGCAACATAGCACACCGCCAGAAACTGGCAGGAAAGATTGCAAAGATCAAGATCAGCGAGGGACTGCCAATCCATGATGAAGACAGGACGAGGGCGGTGCTCGAGTCCGTATTCAACAATGCAGTGGAGTACAAAATCGACCCCGTCACCGTCCGGAAGATATTTGAGTCCCTTATTATGATGAGCGAGGAGCGGCAGCACGAATGCTCGGGTGAGGGGAACCTCCCTTAA
- a CDS encoding OFA family MFS transporter has translation MSEINDKILGIDAEKGRWVLVILGLIINLCLGSVYAWSVFVAPLTNYFTKDLGQAVTTSEILLPFSVFLAFFAIAMPFTGKYIEKYGPRNITIVGGCLTGLGWLLSSFAGSVQLLYLFYGVIAGVGVGIAYGVPIAVSARWFPDRRGLAVGLTVLGFGFSAVLTANIAGFLIGASGVMNTFRVFGIAFIILIILLSLPLKFPAAGWKPAGWNPPALKPGEEICECDRGKMLKTSTFYGLWACYFIGCLAGLMAIGIAKPVGVDVGVEAGLATMLVGVFAVFNGFGRPVFGTLTDKLTPRNTAMISFVLIALASLLIWQMPTVPVYVLAFVILWGCLGGWLAIAPTATASYFGTCDYPRCYGVMFLAYGAGGIVGPQLAGFIKTSTGSYMGVFPYVLVLAVVGIVIAFTLMKPPKAQQ, from the coding sequence ATGAGTGAAATTAATGATAAAATTTTAGGTATAGATGCTGAAAAAGGGCGCTGGGTTCTTGTCATTCTCGGTTTGATCATCAACCTATGTCTTGGTTCGGTATATGCGTGGAGTGTGTTTGTTGCACCGCTCACGAATTATTTCACGAAGGATCTGGGCCAGGCAGTCACGACAAGCGAGATCCTGCTGCCATTTTCCGTGTTTTTGGCATTCTTTGCCATTGCCATGCCGTTTACCGGCAAATATATTGAAAAATATGGTCCGCGGAACATCACTATTGTCGGAGGGTGCCTCACGGGGCTTGGGTGGCTTCTGTCTTCGTTTGCCGGGTCCGTACAGTTGCTCTACCTGTTCTATGGAGTGATCGCAGGAGTTGGTGTGGGAATTGCCTATGGTGTACCCATTGCGGTTTCTGCACGCTGGTTCCCTGACCGCCGCGGGCTTGCCGTTGGGCTGACGGTTCTCGGATTCGGGTTCTCGGCAGTTCTGACTGCCAATATTGCAGGATTCCTCATCGGTGCCTCTGGGGTCATGAACACCTTCAGGGTGTTCGGCATCGCATTTATCATCCTTATCATTCTGCTTTCATTGCCCCTGAAATTCCCTGCAGCAGGATGGAAGCCGGCCGGATGGAACCCGCCTGCGCTAAAACCAGGAGAGGAGATCTGTGAGTGTGACCGTGGAAAGATGTTAAAAACATCCACATTCTACGGGCTCTGGGCCTGTTACTTCATCGGCTGTCTTGCCGGGCTGATGGCGATTGGTATAGCAAAGCCCGTGGGCGTTGATGTTGGTGTGGAGGCCGGGCTTGCCACGATGCTCGTCGGAGTCTTTGCAGTATTCAACGGCTTTGGGCGCCCGGTCTTTGGCACCCTTACGGATAAGCTGACCCCCCGGAATACCGCGATGATATCCTTTGTCCTGATCGCACTGGCATCACTGCTCATCTGGCAGATGCCGACAGTGCCAGTTTATGTCCTTGCCTTTGTCATTCTCTGGGGATGTCTCGGAGGCTGGCTTGCAATCGCTCCGACCGCGACAGCAAGTTACTTTGGCACCTGTGATTATCCACGATGCTATGGCGTGATGTTCCTTGCATACGGGGCAGGGGGCATTGTCGGACCGCAGTTGGCCGGGTTCATTAAAACATCAACAGGATCATACATGGGTGTGTTCCCCTATGTTCTTGTCCTTGCAGTGGTCGGTATTGTCATCGCATTCACCCTGATGAAACCGCCAAAGGCACAACAATAA
- the argJ gene encoding bifunctional glutamate N-acetyltransferase/amino-acid acetyltransferase ArgJ, producing the protein MTFQSICAVEGVTANGIKEGKYGLALIRASGTAAGVFTKNLVRAGPIELMRERIKKGKLEAVVANSGCANAYTGRRGYADAEKMTGIAGQVLDLDPSLVGVASTGVIGRYLDLTLIERQCRDVAKELTRSGSAESAAAQAIMTTDTIPKHALAKNEAFSVGGITKGSGMIAPNMGTMLAFLYTDADVGQRQLLQALRLATRRSFNRVVVDGDTSTNDIALCTATGEAGKVPYREFCTALEECCVSLARQIAADGEGATKLIEVTVRGASSEEAAAEVARTVIGSPLVKTAVYGEDPNWGRVVAAAGRAGVPFDPNAVSLWISDGTERYPLVINGEVIADLKKAKAAMHKKKVIFELDFAQGKEKATAWGCDLTEKYVEINGRYTT; encoded by the coding sequence ATGACGTTCCAGAGCATCTGCGCTGTTGAGGGTGTAACGGCAAATGGCATCAAGGAAGGCAAGTACGGGCTTGCACTTATCCGTGCGAGCGGGACTGCCGCAGGGGTATTTACCAAGAACCTTGTCAGGGCAGGCCCGATCGAGCTGATGCGCGAGCGCATCAAAAAGGGGAAACTGGAGGCGGTGGTTGCTAACAGCGGGTGCGCAAACGCGTATACCGGCAGGCGTGGATATGCCGATGCGGAAAAAATGACCGGTATTGCAGGTCAGGTGCTCGATCTTGACCCATCACTTGTCGGCGTTGCAAGTACCGGGGTTATCGGGAGGTATCTCGACCTCACCCTTATCGAGCGCCAGTGCCGGGATGTGGCAAAGGAGCTGACACGGAGTGGGTCAGCGGAATCTGCAGCTGCTCAGGCAATCATGACCACGGATACAATCCCAAAACATGCGCTGGCAAAGAACGAGGCATTCTCTGTGGGAGGCATCACTAAGGGCAGCGGGATGATTGCACCGAATATGGGGACGATGCTTGCGTTCCTCTATACCGATGCCGACGTTGGCCAGAGGCAGCTATTGCAGGCACTCAGGCTGGCAACACGCAGGTCATTTAACCGTGTCGTCGTCGACGGTGACACGAGCACCAATGACATCGCGCTCTGTACCGCTACCGGGGAAGCGGGAAAGGTACCATACCGCGAATTCTGTACAGCTCTGGAAGAATGCTGTGTCTCCCTTGCCCGGCAGATCGCAGCCGATGGGGAAGGGGCAACAAAGCTTATCGAGGTCACTGTACGGGGAGCGTCAAGCGAGGAAGCGGCTGCGGAAGTTGCACGCACAGTCATCGGCTCTCCATTGGTAAAGACTGCGGTTTACGGCGAAGACCCGAACTGGGGGCGGGTTGTAGCAGCTGCCGGCAGAGCCGGAGTACCGTTTGACCCCAATGCGGTTTCCCTTTGGATCAGTGACGGCACTGAGCGCTACCCCTTGGTAATAAACGGCGAGGTCATAGCAGACTTAAAAAAAGCAAAAGCCGCGATGCACAAAAAGAAGGTCATATTCGAGCTCGACTTTGCACAAGGAAAAGAGAAGGCAACCGCGTGGGGATGTGACCTGACAGAAAAATACGTGGAGATCAACGGGAGGTACACAACATGA
- the argC gene encoding N-acetyl-gamma-glutamyl-phosphate reductase encodes MKVAIIGASGYAGGELVRLLHHHSSAEVNCATSRKLAGTRLVQIHPQLKGFTDLAFTNPDIDAIDADVAFLAVPHTAAMTYVGELLSRGIRVVDLSADYRLPKEVYEKVYGVTHTDFFPAPYGIPELHRREVTGVKFVANPGCFPTGATLAAAPLARQAHTVIFDSKTGVSGAGDNPSATTHYPNVGDNVGPYKWTSHRHLAEMKQELSFLKSKAKCYFTPHLVPVNRGILTTAHILLNEPMESKEVERIYRDFYKNEYFVRYQKPSLAAVRGSNFCDLAVESEGYRVVVVSAIDNLVKGASGQAIQNMNLMCGFKETDGLEHAGLLP; translated from the coding sequence ATGAAGGTTGCGATTATCGGGGCATCCGGGTATGCGGGAGGTGAGCTGGTCCGGCTCCTGCATCATCACTCATCAGCGGAAGTCAACTGTGCCACCTCCCGCAAGCTTGCAGGGACGCGGCTCGTCCAGATCCATCCCCAGCTGAAAGGATTTACAGATCTTGCGTTTACGAACCCCGATATCGATGCGATCGACGCCGATGTAGCATTTCTTGCAGTCCCGCATACTGCGGCAATGACCTATGTTGGAGAACTGCTCTCCCGCGGGATCAGGGTTGTGGACCTTAGTGCGGATTACCGTTTACCAAAAGAGGTCTACGAGAAAGTGTACGGCGTCACACACACGGATTTTTTTCCTGCACCGTACGGCATCCCAGAGCTTCACAGAAGAGAGGTTACCGGTGTAAAATTTGTCGCAAATCCCGGTTGCTTTCCGACAGGCGCTACACTGGCAGCCGCCCCTCTTGCCCGGCAGGCGCACACGGTGATTTTCGATTCAAAAACAGGTGTGAGCGGGGCGGGAGACAACCCATCGGCGACAACCCATTATCCAAATGTCGGGGACAATGTCGGCCCGTATAAATGGACGTCCCACCGCCATCTTGCGGAGATGAAACAGGAGCTTTCGTTCCTTAAATCAAAGGCGAAATGCTATTTCACACCGCACCTCGTCCCCGTCAACCGGGGCATTCTCACCACAGCACACATCCTCCTCAACGAACCGATGGAGAGCAAGGAAGTCGAGAGAATCTACCGGGATTTCTATAAAAATGAATATTTTGTCCGGTACCAGAAGCCCTCGCTTGCTGCGGTACGGGGAAGCAACTTCTGTGACCTTGCGGTAGAATCCGAAGGGTACCGGGTAGTGGTGGTATCAGCAATCGACAACCTTGTCAAAGGGGCAAGCGGACAGGCGATCCAGAACATGAACCTGATGTGCGGATTCAAAGAGACTGACGGGCTGGAACATGCCGGGCTGTTACCCTAG
- a CDS encoding CBS domain-containing protein, with the protein MLVKDVMTKEPIVAMTGMPLRDAVALLRKHHIGGLPVMEGNNLAGILTESDIIAQLETGRISDDLWLPSPLEIIEIPIREYINWEKTKHALSNIGDTPVKKVMTHRVVTATEDMDIEAAASLMLKEGISRLPVVRGKKLVGIIARADIVQGVGMTYDNKNNGGAT; encoded by the coding sequence ATGCTAGTAAAGGATGTGATGACAAAGGAACCGATCGTTGCCATGACCGGCATGCCGCTGCGGGATGCGGTTGCCCTGCTCAGGAAGCATCATATCGGAGGGCTTCCGGTGATGGAAGGAAATAACCTTGCAGGGATACTTACCGAATCTGATATCATCGCCCAGCTCGAGACCGGACGGATCTCGGATGACCTCTGGCTCCCGTCTCCTCTCGAAATCATTGAGATACCGATCCGGGAGTATATCAACTGGGAAAAGACAAAACATGCGTTGAGCAACATTGGTGACACCCCGGTAAAAAAAGTGATGACGCACCGGGTGGTCACCGCAACCGAGGATATGGATATTGAGGCTGCCGCCTCGCTGATGTTAAAAGAGGGCATCTCCCGCCTACCGGTAGTGCGGGGAAAGAAACTTGTCGGGATCATCGCACGGGCAGATATCGTGCAGGGTGTGGGGATGACCTATGACAACAAAAACAATGGTGGTGCCACATGA
- a CDS encoding ADP-ribosylglycohydrolase family protein, whose amino-acid sequence MLEKFKGCLLGAAIGDALGMPNESTSPNLQKMRYGYRRAYKGHPNAGLKAGQFTDDTQLMILAGTLLADGRFNEDRYAEALRELYARGGFRFPDGSVSAACEHMIRDNPSSAGVKSTTAGCLALAIPFALAYSDLSEAVERAVRACNVTHTHPAAHAAVATLSVLIYYTINGSGDAIRQAEKKASVEDDVLGGRIRNALMLEREGVDAETAVLKIGHDVSVFQTLPVAFFLISRYQHPPDLLTVAANVGGNTDTIALVCGAYLGARGGMESLPTDLLDGLEERQRIELLAQRLYGVCQRKREQP is encoded by the coding sequence ATGCTGGAGAAATTCAAGGGATGTCTGCTGGGTGCCGCAATTGGCGACGCGCTCGGCATGCCCAACGAGAGCACATCGCCAAACCTGCAGAAGATGCGGTATGGATACCGACGGGCGTACAAGGGTCACCCCAATGCGGGGCTAAAGGCCGGGCAGTTCACCGATGATACGCAGCTGATGATCCTTGCCGGTACCCTGCTTGCGGACGGGCGGTTCAATGAGGACCGGTATGCTGAAGCTCTAAGGGAACTCTATGCCCGCGGCGGATTCAGGTTCCCTGATGGCTCGGTGTCAGCTGCCTGTGAGCATATGATCCGGGACAACCCCTCAAGTGCTGGGGTCAAGTCAACGACTGCCGGCTGTCTTGCTCTCGCCATCCCGTTTGCCCTTGCATACTCAGATCTCTCTGAAGCTGTCGAGCGGGCTGTCCGCGCCTGCAATGTCACCCATACTCACCCGGCAGCCCATGCTGCGGTTGCAACACTTTCCGTCCTAATCTATTATACGATCAACGGGAGTGGTGATGCAATCCGGCAAGCGGAGAAAAAGGCATCGGTAGAGGATGACGTGCTCGGTGGACGGATACGAAACGCCCTCATGCTTGAGCGGGAAGGTGTCGATGCTGAGACTGCTGTGCTCAAGATCGGCCATGATGTATCGGTATTCCAGACACTGCCGGTTGCATTCTTCCTGATCAGTCGGTACCAGCACCCCCCGGACCTCCTCACCGTAGCCGCTAATGTTGGGGGAAATACGGATACTATCGCGCTTGTCTGCGGGGCATATCTTGGAGCCCGCGGGGGTATGGAATCGCTCCCCACCGATCTTCTCGATGGGCTCGAAGAACGCCAGAGGATCGAGCTGCTCGCGCAGCGCCTCTATGGGGTTTGCCAGCGGAAACGGGAACAGCCGTGA
- a CDS encoding flavodoxin family protein produces the protein MAVTVLGISGSPHRHGNTETLLDHFLEGAFGAGASVDKVVLKTLHYAPCHGCNACHKDGECIVKDDAPILYERIMATDCLAVASPIYTMGITAELKGFIDREQFLWARKFKLKTLYFSDDHIRQHKAVFISTAGLGWDNVFDGAFPVITALFNTVGFEYYDNIIANDLDRYGGIRQHPTAMNEAFEKGQTVVRVLEKLKEP, from the coding sequence ATGGCCGTTACAGTCCTTGGCATTTCAGGCAGCCCGCACCGGCACGGAAATACCGAGACGCTGCTTGACCATTTCCTTGAGGGGGCTTTTGGGGCCGGTGCATCTGTCGACAAGGTTGTCCTCAAGACACTGCATTACGCTCCGTGTCATGGTTGCAACGCTTGTCACAAGGACGGGGAGTGCATTGTAAAAGACGATGCGCCCATCCTTTACGAGAGGATTATGGCAACGGACTGCCTTGCGGTTGCATCCCCAATCTACACAATGGGGATCACCGCTGAGCTCAAAGGTTTTATCGACCGCGAACAATTTCTTTGGGCAAGAAAATTCAAATTAAAGACTCTCTACTTTTCCGATGACCACATCAGACAGCACAAAGCGGTCTTCATTTCTACAGCCGGACTCGGGTGGGATAATGTCTTTGACGGGGCGTTTCCGGTCATCACGGCATTGTTCAACACGGTAGGCTTTGAATACTATGACAATATCATTGCAAATGACCTGGACCGGTATGGCGGCATCCGGCAGCACCCCACTGCAATGAACGAGGCATTTGAAAAAGGCCAGACGGTTGTCAGAGTGCTGGAAAAATTAAAGGAACCCTGA